The sequence below is a genomic window from Blastopirellula marina.
TCCCAACGGCAGTTAGAAAATTCCTTGTTGCGCAGTTGCGCCCCTGACAAATCAAGCCCCGTAAAAGTAACGTCATGAAAAACATTTTCACCATTTATTACTTCACGGCTTTCGATGATCTTGCCTGAACTCATTTCTATCTCCTACTTTCCTTGGCCGTGTCCCCTTTAATGTCGGTGAAACGACTTGCGAAGCTTTCATATCCCGGTCAGGAAGAGCTTGTCAGTGAATCGCACAAATAATAGACCCCGATCAATAGAACTCCAGCCGATCCCAATCGCTGCATTTTAATTGCCAACTGCTCGCGTTGAAGGGCATCACGTCGAAACCGTATAGCTAACAGCAGACCATACAGCGGTACCAACACCGTCAGATGCCCCGCTTCGACGCCTAAGCTAAAACCGAGGATCGCAAACACGATTGTACCACTTGGCATCGTGTGCATCAGATCCAATAGACCGCCAGCAAAACCTAGCCCGTGAAATAGACCGAAGGAAAATGCTGCAACGAGGCGACCAATACCCCGAGCGGATTCCGGCCAGAAAACGTTTTGCAAGGCCACAAAAACAATGCTTGCCGCAATAACCGGCTCGACTATCCATCCCGGCAACGAGACAAGTTTCAGTGTCGCGAGCGTCAAGGTTATCGAGTGCGCGAACGTGAAGGCCGTGACCACCTTGACGAGATCCCAAAGGGTGGTTGCTGCCAGGGCAAGAAGACTGACGAACAACAAATGGTCGTAGCCGGTAAGAATATGATGAATGCCGTGGGCGAAATAGGTCACGCCTACCGATAGGCCGCCAGTGCGACTTAGCCATTGTGTTAGTCCCGACGAAGTGACTGGTTGGGTCTGGTTTACGCTGTCGGAATCGAAATCCAATTGATAAGAAGACTGGCTGTAGTTCCTCTTCTGAGCGATGATGTGGATGCTGGAATCGCTCGGTTTCAAGCAGTTTACTAGGTAAACGGCCATCTCGGTTCGGTGGCGATTTTCGAGATTCATCCGACGCGTTCCACTCCCAGCGGAGAAGTTGGCGAAGAACGTAAGCCCGATGTCGTGCATTCCCGACGTTAGCTCCTGGGCATCAGGAAAGGACACTTCGAGTAAGCGAAGGGCTTTGGGGCTGCCGTCAACCATCAGTGACAGATCACGCCGCACCTGCTCGGCGTACGCATGTTGTTCCTGACTCGAAATCGTCCCGTCGTGATCGACATCGATGTCTCCGAGAAGTTTCGGGGCCACCTCGACGCCAGGAGTCAAGCGTATCTGTAGCCCGATGCGGTTGCTCTCTACCGTCACGATTGTGGCCTGCAAATACTCATCGATTTGATGGGCGAAGGCAGGCCTCAACAACAATGGCAATATAAATAAGAACAGGGCGAGCCTAGGATGCATGCGGTACCTGAGGCTATTTGAGTGTATAGAGTGTTCCATATTCGTTCGTCGGATCACGGTAGATCGTATGGACATGCATAGTTGGTCCACTCATTCCAGGCCCTCCCGGCCCTCCGCCTTGCGGTGCATATTCGATAATCACTTTCGGCCCCTGAATGCGATAATACGCCGAACCGTTCTGTCCTTCCTCACATGTGATTGGACCGCTCCAGGCGAAGTAAGTTTCATCAAGGCCTGCCTTAATCTCCTCCAGGCGGGGATTCGCGTAGGCATCGTTGATAATTCCGGCCCACTCCGAAATAAGATCCAGCAGCTTCTTCCGTTGGTTTTCGTCCATTGCAGAGGCGTTCAAACCTTCGGGGACAATCTTTTCCCCTTGATAGCCAGGACCAAGAATTAGATTGCCAACGCGATACTCCAAGATGGCCTGCTTGCGCTGCTGTTCATTTAAAGAGTTTAACAGTTCAAACGCCTTATCGTTCTCCTCAGCGAGAACACGAACTCTCCTATTATCTTTCGTTTTGTAGACCGCCGGCTGGGTTCCCGTCAGACTAGGCGTCATCGTGCCATGCACTCCCACGATGACAATATTAAGCGCGAGGTGGTGACCACCGAATTGGAGCATCCACGGATCGGTAGAGCTAGGCGCACCAAAGACGGCCAATGTGTAGACGTCGTTACCCGACGCGTAGTTGGTGCCTTTCTCATGGAGCACCTGATCGGATCCCATAATATCGACAACTTTTTGATAGCCCTTGGGACTCAATACTGTTTCGAGTAATTTAGTCGCGGCCGCACGTTGTTTGGTCGTTAGACTTCCTAACTGCAGACCTGGGCGAGGCACGTCGTCTACCGGGAAATTCGACCAGACGGCTTCGCCGTACTTTTCACCAATGAAGCCTCTCATACCACCGCCAGAACCGCCTTTCCGGGCGAAGCGAGCAGCCGTTGATGATGGTTGCGGTTTGAATTCAAACTGTGTTTTCTTACGTTGGTCACCAGTGAGGGACTCCAGAAAGGCTGTTGCTGCATCAACGACTGCTTGAGTTTGAGACTCTGTCACGGTTTGCGCGGCGACTTCCTGTCCCGTGCCGCTCGAATACGCGAAGATTGTCGCTAGGGTCAAGGTCGGTGCCGAAACGAGCAGTATAAGTTTAGAAGTGTTCATAAGTTCTAGGTTGTATTCCCAACAAATGCCGTATATGCACAACTCGCCGTGACCGATTCGCGAGAAGCAAAAGTTAACGTTTCAAACCCCGCACATGCGATTATGTTTCCCACAACCGACATGCCGCCAATCAGACAAGCTTCTCGTGCAAGCAGGCAACGGACGGTCGTTCGAGAATAAACTCACGCGATGAACGAACTACGCGAGATGCGTCGATGCCAGCGAAACCGAATTACCATCAAACCGAAAATAAAGAGCAATCCCAAAGCAACAATCGCTCCCCAATAAGCGTCTTCGCTAGGAGGAGGATGATAGGCAAAGCATATTTCACTTTGAGTTTGCTCTTCGCTACGAATCTGCTCCAAGATTTCAATCGTTTCTAGTTCCGGCCGTGCTGCATTCACAATGTAAACACTGCCATTGAACGAATGTCGGTTTTCAAATATCAGTCGATGCTCGCCAGGACTCAGTGTGAATAGAGGCGTCGCCAGTTCGATTTGGGCCATCCCCCAACCGGTGCGAAGTTCCGCTGGATCAGGGATTTGAAATTCAGCGACACGAATCTCGAGATCTTGACCATCCAGGGAGACGGAAAGATCGCGGAGGAAAGAGTCGGCGTATTCGGCTCCTTCTTCACGCAAAATCTCGCCGTTCTTATTACGGTCAACCCGCTGAATGAACTGCTCGGCGACTTCGACCCCTGGCGTCAAATTCACGTAGAGCCGAACTTCCTTTGGACTGATGGAGATGAGCGTCGCTTGAGTAAATTCGTCCAGTTCATGACCCGAAACGGAAATTGCGAGGCATGCCAAGACCACTTGCAAAAGAATCACGATACCAATCACTCGGGTCATTTTCGCCACCACTTCGCTCCGTATTCATTCGTCGGATCGCGATAGATCGTATGAATATGGTTTAGAGCCGATTCCCCTTGGCCTTGCGGGGCGAACTCGATGAAGACGGTTGGACCATGGATGCGGAAATAAGCCGGGCTCCCTTTTTCGGTCGAACCGCTCCAGGCGAACCAAGTCTCACTGATTCCCTTTTTCATCTCTTCCAACTTGGCCGCTGCAACCAACTCGTTAGCTATGCCTGTCCACTCGGTGGCCAAGTCAATCAGCATCGCGCGCTGTTTTTCGCTCAATTGATCAGCCTTCAATCCTTCTGGCTCGATCATCTGACCATCGCGGCCAGGGCCGAGTACTAGATTGCGAACTTGATAGCCAAGAACGGCCTTTGTTCGCTGCTCTGCATTGAGGGACGCCATCAATGCTTCGGCTTTCTCGACTTCTTTTCCCAGCGGCTTAATCGTCTTCCCTTCGATTTGATAAACGGCTGGCTGCGCGGCAGTATGGCTAGGGGCGAGCGTGCCGTTCTCGCCGACAAAGGTAATGTTGATAGCCAAATGATGACCGCCAAATTGCATCATCCATGGTTCGGTGGCTGAAGGTTTGCCGAGAAAGGAAATGAAATAATTATCGCGGCCGAATCCCGGTCCGCCCCCCCTTCCACCTCGGCCCCCGGGACCACCGCGTCCTCCCCCTTGATTGTTCTTCAGAACCTCGTCCGCCTCAACGATCTGTAAAACCTTCTGGTATCCTCCCTCGCTGAGAACTGCCTTGAGTACTTCCATCGCAGTAGAGCGTTGCTCTTGGCTAAGTTCTCCCATGCTTATCCCACCGCGTGGAAACGCACCCACTGGGAAATTCGACCAACGTTTGCGTTGTTCGTCGTCGCTAAACTTGTAGATGACTTTGCTTCGTTTTGCTTCGTCGAGCGTATTGAGAAAAGCCTGGGCACTGGTCGCAATTTCTGCGGTCGTTACTTGATTGGAGGCATCGGCCTGTCCGAATGCGACGCTATTCCATGAGTAGACAAATAACAACGCGGCCATCTTCCATGCCATGTCGATCTTGATCATCTAATGGTCTCCTAAACTGAATTTGCAAAGGTGAGTCACTACGTCTCGTCCCTCCTCTTGTCTTAACCACCAGTCAAATTGCTTTTGAAGAACTGAAGGGTTCTCCCCCAGGCAACTTTGGCGGCTTCTTCGTTGAAGCGGGGAGTGCTATCGTTGTGAAAGCCGTGGTTGACGTTCATATAGACGTAGGCGGTAAACTTCTTGTTGCTCTTCTTCAAAGCCTCTTCAAAAGCAGACTGGCCGGAGAGAATTCGTTCGTCAAGTCCAGCGTTATTGATCAACAGCGGCGCCTTGATCTTGGAGACATCCGCCAAGTCAGGCTGTCGTCCATAGAAGGGGACGCCTGCGTCGAGGATGTCGGG
It includes:
- a CDS encoding HupE/UreJ family protein, encoding MHPRLALFLFILPLLLRPAFAHQIDEYLQATIVTVESNRIGLQIRLTPGVEVAPKLLGDIDVDHDGTISSQEQHAYAEQVRRDLSLMVDGSPKALRLLEVSFPDAQELTSGMHDIGLTFFANFSAGSGTRRMNLENRHRTEMAVYLVNCLKPSDSSIHIIAQKRNYSQSSYQLDFDSDSVNQTQPVTSSGLTQWLSRTGGLSVGVTYFAHGIHHILTGYDHLLFVSLLALAATTLWDLVKVVTAFTFAHSITLTLATLKLVSLPGWIVEPVIAASIVFVALQNVFWPESARGIGRLVAAFSFGLFHGLGFAGGLLDLMHTMPSGTIVFAILGFSLGVEAGHLTVLVPLYGLLLAIRFRRDALQREQLAIKMQRLGSAGVLLIGVYYLCDSLTSSS
- a CDS encoding DUF3500 domain-containing protein encodes the protein MNTSKLILLVSAPTLTLATIFAYSSGTGQEVAAQTVTESQTQAVVDAATAFLESLTGDQRKKTQFEFKPQPSSTAARFARKGGSGGGMRGFIGEKYGEAVWSNFPVDDVPRPGLQLGSLTTKQRAAATKLLETVLSPKGYQKVVDIMGSDQVLHEKGTNYASGNDVYTLAVFGAPSSTDPWMLQFGGHHLALNIVIVGVHGTMTPSLTGTQPAVYKTKDNRRVRVLAEENDKAFELLNSLNEQQRKQAILEYRVGNLILGPGYQGEKIVPEGLNASAMDENQRKKLLDLISEWAGIINDAYANPRLEEIKAGLDETYFAWSGPITCEEGQNGSAYYRIQGPKVIIEYAPQGGGPGGPGMSGPTMHVHTIYRDPTNEYGTLYTLK
- a CDS encoding DUF3500 domain-containing protein, which translates into the protein MIKIDMAWKMAALLFVYSWNSVAFGQADASNQVTTAEIATSAQAFLNTLDEAKRSKVIYKFSDDEQRKRWSNFPVGAFPRGGISMGELSQEQRSTAMEVLKAVLSEGGYQKVLQIVEADEVLKNNQGGGRGGPGGRGGRGGGPGFGRDNYFISFLGKPSATEPWMMQFGGHHLAINITFVGENGTLAPSHTAAQPAVYQIEGKTIKPLGKEVEKAEALMASLNAEQRTKAVLGYQVRNLVLGPGRDGQMIEPEGLKADQLSEKQRAMLIDLATEWTGIANELVAAAKLEEMKKGISETWFAWSGSTEKGSPAYFRIHGPTVFIEFAPQGQGESALNHIHTIYRDPTNEYGAKWWRK